TTTCATACATTCTcttaaataatctgaaaaatttcTGTGGGTTTTCTAATGgaactttgcctttttttatatttccagCAATAATAGTTGGGAGTTTAAGATCTTTGGCAAAAAGCTATtgtggggaagagagaaagtttTTGCTGTCTTAAAAGATAAAGTTTTATTATACTGTTTTACCTATTTAGAAGCTACATGCAATTTGTGGAAAGCTAACATAAGGTATGAGCAGACTACAATAAAATCTAGGGTAAATAGTATTAACTTCTTAGTATATTGCATCCAAGGAATACCTTCAGGGGTTGAAATGGGAGCAACAAGATGCTTTTGCAATGTTATTAGTAAGTGACAATTGTAATAATGTTGCTCcgaaatttcagaaattttgttATGCCAGAGTAAGCACTCTTTTCTCTTCTATTCAATTTTGATTCCTAATTTATGAAAGCTAGAAAGTTGTCAATCCTAAGCGTTTATGTGTATTGGTTATTGTGGTAAGAAACCTAGCAATCCTGTGATGAAATCAAATCACATTATTCCCCTTAGACTCTTCTAATTGTATTTAactaaattactttaaaatattttaaactgttccAGTGCTAAATCTAAACTGGAGCTTGATATTGCACAAGTCAAGAATGGCTATCAGTTTGCGGGAAACAGTTGCTTATTGGAATTTCATCCTGCAGTTTAACAGATTAACAGGTACTGTTGACATCTGGAATTTAAAGGTTAAACTGATGTATCATGATTAAATCCAGATGTATGGGAGTCACTCTGTCTGTGAGAAAAAtcttgctgaaaataaaatggtggTGGGGACATAATTTGCACAGGCCCTGAAGGGCAGTTCAATGTGGGGGACTTTGCATTGTAAATACAAGAATAATAGAGAAGATAACTTAACAAAAGATATGTTTCATTATAATGTCCTTGAAACTCACTTGCAGGGTATTAAATTACAATATACAACTCCTGCGAGTTCTGCATGTATATGGCTGTATACAGTAAAAAGTGAGTTCTTGGGTTAATTCCTTTGTGCCTCTTGACATAGACTTTTTCACTGAGAAGCTTTATTTTGGTGAAAAGTAAGAGGAGTTGGCTTTTTAAACAGCGCTCTCTGGAATATCCTGGCTGTTCTGAGTCCTCTTCCTGAAAACATAGGTTAGTTTCCTAAAACCATGTTTTGTTATAACTTGTGACTAAAGAGACCAGATTTGTTGgggcttatttaaaaaacatgctaAATTGCATCTATATTCAAATGTACTAATGATTTGGggattttgaaaatttaattcttGAGGGATAACTCTACATTGCTTTGCAAATagatcaggaaaacattttaaatatctgtctttAACAACGTTAAATTGAAACCAGATTTGGCATTTGtgggcttttgttttaaattttatgtaaCAAGTATATACAGATTGGTGCCACCTTGAGCTTGAAAACGCTGGGGGAAAAATCATTCTTGCATTATGTGGATGTTTTCCTTAACACTGTCTGTAGTTAGCACCTTGTCCTTTGGCTTtatgccaaaatattttctgctgcagctttaAACTGATTAGCTAGGTGCCAGGACAAAGATGCTTTTGTACTCGAAAATATTGCTTTAGAAAATTTGTTTAGCAGTGGAAGAGAGGTTAAACAGAGTCATGCTGCTTGGCTGAGATTTGGAGATGAGTCTTCATCAACCtttcactatttctttttcctcacaaatTATGTAACTTTAACTGTGTATCTTAAGGTTTGTGCTAGTTTTGAATTTTTAGACTACTAAGATTAGTTACAATGCAAAACAACTACCCTCTGGTGCTTATagtttcttaaatgttttgacATATGGCTTGCAATTTTGGGATGCTTTTACTTCAACAATGTGTCATGTAACTTAAGAAGTAagtttctaaaagcaaaagcacCAGCTCAGTGTTAAGACTTCTGATTGTATATTTGCCGTCTGAAAGAGACTTTTAAAGTTCATGTCTCTtccaataaatgtttttctgatcttagtttttgtttaaaaagcacttttgaaTCTGTTAGTTCACATACAGATATACTGatgcagtatttctttcaaagccAGTCCATTTGCAACTGATCTTCGTGTTTCTCTACTAACTGTGAAAAATTTGATTTGGACAAAAGTTTTAAGCCTTATCAGCTGGTAGTTGTGGGAAGGCAGGTTGGGTGGTGATTTTTGTGAACTCTATTTTTGTTGGGGAGGGAAGTTGTGAAAAGCCATGTGAATAGATCTAGATCTAAAGAGCACAAACTTACTGTGATCATTTGCAGGGGACAATAAATCTACTTCTTGGCTGTAATAAATGTGTATATGTTTGTAGATCTAGTACATGCCAGACTTACCATGCAGGCACAGAAGGCCTAAGTGGCAGGAGAGGGGTCCTGGTATGTGGCTTGCTATGCAGGTGAAGAAGCTTTACAGCCCACTGTGGCAAGCTGGCAATGTCAAATATGATATACATCTGATAGGACAGAACGCGTAAAATACCAGATACTCTGATGCTTTGACAAGAATCTGAATGTGCGCACTTTGAATTTAAGgagaaaaacccccaaactgaGTACCTTTTCATGTTGCAATACATGTGGAAGAGCACTTGTAAGAACATCAATACTGACAATGTTATGATacactgttttcctctgtaCTGTTTCTAAGCCAACTCTTGTAGTAAAAGCAGTAGAAACTTAGTGCTTTGCTGGTACCAATATGTTAGTACCTATATCCTAGAGTTTTCATCAGCAACTTGCACTCTAGCACAAATAAATTGTGCATGTGCAAGTTTCCTATTTTCTTTAGATGAGCTTACTCTAAAAAACCTAAAAAGCATAATATGGTTTAAGGTCTGAACAATATGGAACTAATCAGTCAAAATGCTTCCAACTTACTCATCGGCTCTCTGGAGAACTTCCCAAAGAGCAGAGCTCTTCTGGAGCAATGCGGTGTTAAATGCCTAGAAATGTGTCACCACTACAAACCAAAAAGAAGTGAAGCTTTTCAAATGAGGCAAAATGACACTTCTTGTCCATGCAATGTCTCTCTGGTCCTTGGAATACTTTTCTCTAGTCTTGTTGAATTTACCATTGATTGTGCAGCTGTAAAACCAGAGTTCTAAAGTATCACTACTTAGATATGCACTGCACAAAAAAGTTTTTACATAGTTTTTGAGATCACCAAGATGCATACCAGCTGCtggtggaggagggagaatCAGTGACctaaaaaaataacctttgcaCTCATTAACATTCTTAATTCTAATATTCAAGTCACCATTGTCTATTGTTTGTCTAAAATCTTCACCTATACTATCACTTTCTTGCTGTCATTGTGTTATTTTGTATTCAACAGTAGAAGATATTTAAAGCAAGGTCTGTCTGTCTAGTATCTTATTTCACAATTGCCCTTTCCAAGTTGTTTTGTAAGCGATTGTAGttccaaataaaaaagagaagctgttgCAACTCATTGAATTGCAAAAATCCTCCCAATGTAACGACCAGATGTCTAACTTAAAACTGGTTGGATGGGTTGTCAGTAGAGATAAGGGCAAAacttctcacacttttttctttgatcataaattttaagcaaacattaaaagaaTTGCTCCATGTTGTCTGAAAAATCAGCATGTTTTCAGCAACGGAGTACAGGATTTTAATGGCTGATCTTCAGTCAGATATCCCAAAATGCActttacagagaaaatggtAAGTTTGCATTTTTGGAGGTGTGTTACACTTCAGACATAGTCCACCTGTTACCTGCTTTGGTTTGGGAGGTTGGATTGTTTTTTAATCAACCCACTCTTCAATACAACTGACTTAACACTCTTAGGCATCTGAAGAACAGTTTTTAGGCTATTTCTAAAGCCTTCTCGCTTGATGTTGAGACCTagtgttattttaatttaaccttaaatcacaatttttttctccttaaccTCTTTTGCTGAAGAACAATAGTAATTCCATGCTTTTCTGAGAGAACCTTTCAGACTCCcaaataaactaaaaattatttcctgtattCACAATCTTCTAATGTTCTCAAGCATAGCTAGTGTGGATTCTTCCGTTTGCTTCTACTTTCCTACTCTTTCTTGTACAATTCATAGAATCGTAGAAGAGCTCAGATTGGAAGGGGCCTCGAAAGATCAGCTGGTCTAACCTTttatgggaaagggagcctaggtGATATTATCTAGCATCCTGTGCAATTGCACCTTGAAAACCTCTAGCGATGGGGACTCCACTGCATCCATGTGGAGGTTGTTTTAGTgattgattgttctcactgttaaaaaaaaaaaaaacaaaccaaaaaaccaccccaccccccccaaaaaaacccaaaccaaaaaacactttcttatattgagatgaaacctctcccagtgcaacttgtacccattGCCCTGTCTTCTCCGTGTGTCTTTGTCCTCCTGGCAGccaccctttaagtactgaaataCTGTGGTGAAGTTCTACCtaagccttttcttcttcagagagaaaagacctaactccttcagcctttcctcatagggcaggttctccagccctttgatcatctttgtggccttccTTTGGACCCTGTCCAGTCTGCCTacatctttcttgaattgtgaggaccagaactggacacagtacttcAGGTGCAGcctgacaagtgctgagtagTGGGTTTAATTGTAATTAACgtaattacttcatttttagtAATTAAAGACATCTTTATCTTGGCTAGTAATGCCTGTGCAAATGCAGCCCAAGGATCCGGtttgcctctgctgcagcagcgcACTGCTGAATCCTGTTCtgcttgtccaccaggacccctaGGTCCCTTTCAGCAGGCTGttccccagccacacagatcacAGCCTGTACTGGCCTCTTTGGTTATCtcatcccaggtgcaggactttgcgcttgtctttgttaaacttcatcTTGTTCTTGCTGGCCCAGCCCTTGATTTAGCTTCATTTTTACCTGCTGATCCTAAGAAGGCAGGGAAGCAGATTTTGCAGAGGGTGTCTTAGTGGGtgaaatgggagagaaaagtCCCTAGGGTGCTGTCAATATGCACTTTCTCACGTGAAGTGAGAGCACTGTGGTAAAGTAACACATGTGGAACAATTTGTGTTAGTGCTGCCTTTGTTCATTAGTGACTCTTGCAGAAACACCAGTCTGGATGGAAAGATGGCCAAAtctgagaaacagcagaagtaaaaatTAACTATGCAAGGTGGATATAATACTCTAGAGGGGCACCCATGTCCTCCCAAAGTAACTGAGATTGTCACAAAAGCGACTCCAGAGTATGGTATGGCCCTGTAGACTTAGCTGtcttcagaaataattcctGTTTGTGTCAATTAAATTGTTGAACAACTTTATCTGTAAACTTTAATGCAAAAGATGTTCTGTCTTTAGCAAACAGCTTTGCCTCCCTTAAggtgtgattatttttttaaacaaaaaaaattaagtgtaaaTGAGGCCATCATCAGGACACatctttttaaatcatgttGATGAACTATTTTATTACTATTGTGTACAGACAAGGTATGAGTTTATAATAAATCCCTTTGAGTTTTTTGTGGGctaatttaaatttgtttctttttctgttgtcctTTATCTTTTAGAATATTAAGTCCAAGGCTGCCTTAGTAGACCAATcactttattcttaaaaaaactcCTCTTGTCTTCAGCAGCCCTAATgtctggggaagggaggagttAGTATTACATGCTGGAATAGTATTAGACTATTGCCTCAGAACTACTTTCTCTGTTCTATTTTGCTTAAAGCGTCTGAAGAGTCCAAATTTAACTGGTACATGTCTGTATGTCTTCATCTTAgcctagaaaaaagaaatctcctgACTTACCAACTCTCGCTGTGTACTTTTTTTCATCAGCAATTGACAGCTCTTCTGAAACTTCACACTAGGATagcatttctgtaattatttcaaTTCACAGATTGAAATGTATAGCAACTCTTTTACTGTCTTGGCTGTACCAATGGCATCTTAATGTGATAATACAAAGAAATCCCAACTTCCGAGTCCCAGGGTTAGTGCAAAGCAGTTCTGCTTGATTATTTatccactgcagaaaaaaaatacaagtgtaAATCCAAGGAAACTCGGATCTGAATGTGTTTTGGTTCATTGTTTTTGGAGAGTTATTgcatattaaaaggaaaaatggaagctTCCCTTGGTAAACAGGCATTTCAGACATCAGAATTGCTTCTGCAGaacatgttttctcttccattagAAGTGTTTGTATGACTCgcatatgttttcttttaaaattctaagCCATTTGCATACTTCTGTATCAAATTGTGGCAGTTACAGTATTGCTTGTATGAACAGTTTTGCTTGAAGTATTTGTGTGCGAGATCTCTTTGTTTCTGCTCCACAGCCATTTTACCTACATTGCAtgggggcagggaagagagtGCAGAATGGAATAAGCTTTCTGGAGTTTGAATCCAGGTCACTTGGCTAGCTTCCAGGAACTAGGCAATAATAGGCACACTggctgctttccctttttcattctttcttttccaatgATCTGAAACCTGAGGAGAGAAAACTTAACAAGTGGAATTACtctgaataaaattaatgtttctagGAATGTACTCACTCTTTCCATTCTAACCTTTCTCTCAAGCAGCTATAGTTCTTTGTGTCTCTACTGCTGCTaacttgctttaatttttttgcctaCTCTCTTTCCTTTGGTAGAAGGAAACCGAAAGTATTACAAATTTTGAATCTCATAACATTAAAGCTCTTGTCTTGTGTAGAGAGAAATGTTTCTACTATAGCAAGCCGGAATAGATTGGATATTTCATTCTGCTAACCTAAAACATGATAGCAATGCAATATGGACCACATATAAAGTGATCTAATCATCAATGTGCTATGTTTTACAGAAGATGCAGACTACAGTGCCTTTGGTACGGATACTatgacaaggaagaaaaatgtcttatCAAATGTGTTACGTCCGGATAATCACAAGAAGAAACCGCACATTGTCATTAGCATGCCACAAGACTTCAGACCAGTGTCTTCTATTATAGATGTAGATATTCTTCCAGAAACCCATCGTAGGGTACGACTTTACAAATACGGAACTGACAAACCCCTGGGATTCTATATACGAGATGGCTCTAGTGTCAGAGTAACGCCACATGGATTAGAGAAAGTTCCAGGGATTTTCATATCTAGGCTTGTCCCTGGAGGCTTGGCTCAAAGCACAGGCTTACTGGCTGTCAATGATGAAGTACTGGAGGTGAATGGAATAGAGGTTTCAGGAAAAAGCCTTGATCAGGTTACAGACATGATGATCGCAAACAGCCGTAACCTGATCATTACAGTAAGACCAGCAAACCAGAGAAATAATGTTGTGAGGAACAGTCGGACTTCTGGCAGCTCCGGTCAGTCTACTGAATCTAGCCTTCCAAGTAGCATgccaaatattttagcaaatttCTTgcaaggagaagaggagagtgATGAAGAGGACATTATTATTGAAGATAGTGGTGAGCCACAGCAGATTCCAAAAGCCGCACCTACCAGCGAAAGCCTAGAATCGTTGACACAAATTGAACTCCTTCACGAGTCAACACAAAATGGATTCCTTCCTTCCAGTGAGATGAACTTGAATCATTCAGCAGGCAGCGTTAGCATGGAATATGAAGTACAAGATCCAGATCATAAGCCATTAGAAGAAGATGGAACTATAATAACACTATGAAATTACATTGGTGTACTGTGTATCAAGTAAGGATGCCATATGTGTTTTAATTTGGCTTAATATGTAATACATTTTATACCTCTCCATCTACTGAGCACTGCAGTTAgattaaaaggaggaaaaaagtaaatacaagAAGTTCAAAATTATGTAAGTTGACTAACTTCAGTTAATTCTGCACTTCAGTGTAAATACT
The genomic region above belongs to Gymnogyps californianus isolate 813 chromosome 17, ASM1813914v2, whole genome shotgun sequence and contains:
- the PARD6B gene encoding partitioning defective 6 homolog beta, coding for MNRPHRGAAGSRGLGTMEVKSKFGAEFRRFSLERSKPGKFEEFYGLLQHVHKIPNVDVLVGYTDIHGDLLPINNDDNYHKAVSTANPLLRIFIQRKEDADYSAFGTDTMTRKKNVLSNVLRPDNHKKKPHIVISMPQDFRPVSSIIDVDILPETHRRVRLYKYGTDKPLGFYIRDGSSVRVTPHGLEKVPGIFISRLVPGGLAQSTGLLAVNDEVLEVNGIEVSGKSLDQVTDMMIANSRNLIITVRPANQRNNVVRNSRTSGSSGQSTESSLPSSMPNILANFLQGEEESDEEDIIIEDSGEPQQIPKAAPTSESLESLTQIELLHESTQNGFLPSSEMNLNHSAGSVSMEYEVQDPDHKPLEEDGTIITL